The Methanobrevibacter wolinii SH genome includes a window with the following:
- a CDS encoding DUF2070 family protein encodes MSSMSSVASLSKYITTLPNIKTSIIGISLISFITGVIIDLLSPHKGNIFMQIIGSGVFYFIIFGISAILCGFINQKINHSMHGINLKNKHSMFLCLLNCVGICFFTVLSVIIRNDPNTYVSAIEFACIIMFSFSFLVFWSSTLISLTKSAFLALIQPLIILILLSISNTGLNLISVNLVIMMFAKVFIGSVIFLIAIYLFIKTSAAPLKKNLNINMLELISLFIKHMNEGSHDLENTLSYTGEDIDTNVSIISFRNKEGKIKSLFISPSVHPGPFGNIGGGNMPTNIANRFEAFTMVAHGPSTHDFNPTSINELDKIEDAIRNGINKIEYSSKASKFIRYSNKSANIGVQFFNDGIVLLSTFAPEGSDDIEFSVGLTMMVQASKNFNTKSAIIVDCHNSFTEESGGVLPGNPRVFELLDTIDKIKKEEEYDDIKIGCSQSLMETLDKNNGVGESGVKTMIIDVAGQKTAYILFDSNNMEIGFRKEILDEIKKLGIDEGEVMTTDTHSVNTISRGYNPIGLSKRETIIKYVKQTIKEALEDLEEVEVGCTVEDIKNLRTFGPNNATELISTISSTVQISKFTAPITFLLSLFFIIWLVF; translated from the coding sequence ATGTCAAGTATGAGTAGTGTAGCAAGTTTATCAAAATATATTACCACACTTCCAAATATTAAAACATCCATTATAGGAATAAGTTTAATAAGCTTCATAACAGGAGTTATTATTGATTTATTAAGTCCTCATAAAGGAAATATCTTTATGCAAATAATTGGAAGTGGAGTATTTTATTTTATAATATTTGGTATTAGTGCAATCTTATGTGGTTTTATTAATCAAAAGATTAATCATTCAATGCATGGAATAAACCTTAAAAATAAACATTCTATGTTTTTATGCTTATTAAATTGTGTGGGAATCTGTTTTTTCACAGTCCTAAGTGTAATTATTAGAAATGATCCTAATACATATGTTAGTGCAATAGAATTTGCTTGTATTATTATGTTTTCATTTAGTTTCCTTGTATTTTGGAGTTCAACATTAATTAGCCTTACTAAATCAGCATTCTTAGCATTAATACAACCATTAATAATACTCATATTATTATCTATAAGTAATACTGGTTTAAATCTAATAAGTGTTAATCTTGTAATAATGATGTTTGCTAAAGTATTTATTGGATCTGTTATATTTTTAATTGCAATCTATCTCTTTATTAAAACATCAGCAGCACCATTAAAAAAGAACTTAAACATAAATATGCTTGAATTAATAAGTCTTTTTATTAAACATATGAATGAAGGATCCCATGATTTAGAAAATACCTTATCTTATACTGGTGAAGATATTGATACTAATGTAAGTATCATAAGTTTTAGAAATAAAGAAGGTAAAATAAAATCATTATTTATAAGTCCTTCAGTACATCCTGGACCATTTGGTAATATTGGTGGTGGAAATATGCCTACAAATATTGCAAATAGGTTTGAAGCTTTTACAATGGTTGCTCATGGACCTTCTACACATGACTTTAATCCAACAAGTATTAATGAACTTGATAAAATAGAAGATGCTATAAGAAATGGAATAAATAAAATAGAATATTCCTCTAAAGCTAGTAAATTTATAAGATATAGCAATAAATCTGCAAATATTGGTGTGCAATTCTTTAATGATGGAATAGTATTATTATCCACCTTTGCACCAGAAGGTAGTGACGATATAGAATTTAGTGTAGGACTTACAATGATGGTACAAGCATCTAAAAATTTCAACACAAAATCTGCAATAATAGTTGATTGCCATAACTCATTTACAGAAGAGTCTGGTGGAGTCCTACCAGGTAATCCAAGAGTATTTGAATTATTAGACACTATTGATAAAATTAAAAAAGAAGAAGAATATGATGATATTAAAATTGGATGTAGTCAAAGTTTAATGGAAACACTTGATAAAAATAATGGTGTTGGAGAAAGTGGTGTAAAAACTATGATTATAGATGTTGCAGGACAAAAAACTGCATATATCTTATTTGATTCAAATAATATGGAAATTGGATTTAGAAAAGAAATTCTTGATGAAATTAAAAAACTTGGAATAGATGAAGGAGAAGTAATGACTACAGATACACATTCTGTAAATACCATTTCAAGAGGATACAATCCGATTGGATTATCCAAAAGAGAAACAATAATAAAATATGTTAAACAAACAATTAAAGAAGCATTGGAAGATTTAGAAGAAGTAGAAGTTGGCTGTACAGTTGAAGATATTAAAAATCTTAGAACATTTGGACCAAATAATGCAACTGAACTTATATCAACAATAAGTTCAACTGTACAAATAAGTAAATTTACTGCACCAATTACATTCCTTCTTTCATTATTCTTTATAATATGGTTAGTATTTTAA
- a CDS encoding FumA C-terminus/TtdB family hydratase beta subunit produces the protein MIDLTTPIHSEDVKDLKVGDVINVSGTIFTARDQAHRRIVEEGEPFSLDGNVIFHAGPIIRKNGENDYEVVAIGPTTSMRMNPYEADVIDKGVRLVIGKGGMDDTVREALVKNNAVYAVATGGCAALYVSSVRKVDSVTWLDLGVPEAMWELEVDSFGPLIVAMDSEGNSLYD, from the coding sequence ATGATTGATTTAACTACTCCAATTCATTCAGAAGATGTTAAAGATTTAAAAGTTGGAGATGTAATTAATGTTTCTGGTACAATATTCACTGCTCGTGATCAAGCTCATAGACGTATTGTAGAAGAAGGAGAACCATTTAGTTTAGATGGTAATGTAATATTTCATGCTGGACCAATTATAAGAAAAAATGGGGAAAATGATTATGAAGTTGTAGCTATTGGACCAACTACTTCTATGAGGATGAATCCATATGAAGCAGATGTTATTGATAAAGGAGTAAGACTTGTAATTGGTAAAGGTGGAATGGATGATACTGTTCGTGAAGCTTTAGTAAAAAATAATGCAGTTTATGCAGTTGCTACTGGTGGATGTGCTGCATTATATGTTAGTTCTGTTAGAAAAGTAGATAGTGTTACTTGGTTAGATTTAGGTGTTCCTGAAGCAATGTGGGAATTAGAAGTAGATTCTTTTGGACCTTTAATAGTTGCAATGGATTCAGAAGGTAACTCTTTATATGATTAA
- a CDS encoding EMC6-like membrane protein, whose translation MDNIQKITGINLITGVICGILSAMFSYGTLGLKNEVLASILGIVVAYFIGKWCMNKFQDDIESSRDYFGKGIFPFAVGWFMLWVLCLSYAKFLPFM comes from the coding sequence ATGGATAATATTCAAAAAATTACTGGTATTAATCTTATAACTGGTGTTATTTGTGGAATTTTATCTGCAATGTTTTCTTATGGGACTTTAGGTCTTAAAAATGAGGTTCTTGCTTCTATTTTAGGTATTGTTGTTGCATACTTTATTGGTAAATGGTGTATGAATAAATTTCAAGATGACATTGAAAGTTCTAGAGATTATTTTGGTAAAGGAATTTTCCCATTTGCAGTTGGTTGGTTTATGTTATGGGTTCTTTGTTTAAGTTATGCTAAATTTTTACCATTTATGTAA